One segment of Luteitalea sp. DNA contains the following:
- a CDS encoding aminotransferase class I/II-fold pyridoxal phosphate-dependent enzyme, producing MPPTTTASAVPVANRVDAFTYAIRNIVAEAKRVEAAGTRVRYLNIGDPVPFGFATPSHLVDAVIEAVRANNNGYAPSAGTREAREAIAADFTRRGLPTAPDRVIITSGTSEGIELALTALVNPGDEVLMPVPTYPLYTAVTAKLGARAVLYPADPEQGWLPDVEALGRLVTPRTRVLVVIDPNNPTGAVYPEHLRRRLLDLSDHYGIPILSDEVYGDLAYDGPVAPLGSLNPDALILSFSSLSKGFTAPGWRTGWLAVGRSPRLDGVVSALQKLADGRLCSCGPMQHAIPTALGGDRSHQQAFCAALQTRAELTSRRLNDIPGMRCVPPRGAFYAMPQVDLPPGRGDEDFVLGLLRATGILCVHGSGFGMPREGGFFRVVYLASPDELDGIYDLMADFTRQFLQKGDAG from the coding sequence ATGCCACCGACGACCACTGCATCAGCCGTACCCGTGGCGAACCGCGTCGACGCGTTCACATACGCCATCCGCAACATCGTCGCCGAGGCGAAGCGCGTCGAGGCCGCGGGAACACGCGTGCGGTATCTAAACATCGGCGACCCCGTGCCGTTTGGCTTCGCTACACCTTCGCATCTGGTCGACGCCGTGATCGAGGCCGTGCGAGCGAACAACAACGGTTACGCGCCGTCTGCCGGGACTCGGGAGGCGCGCGAGGCCATCGCTGCCGACTTCACGCGTCGCGGCCTGCCGACGGCGCCTGACCGCGTCATCATCACGAGTGGCACGTCAGAAGGCATCGAGCTCGCCTTGACGGCGCTCGTCAACCCGGGTGACGAGGTCCTGATGCCGGTGCCGACATATCCGCTCTACACGGCAGTGACCGCCAAGCTCGGCGCCCGCGCGGTACTCTATCCCGCGGATCCCGAGCAGGGTTGGCTGCCGGACGTGGAGGCACTGGGCCGGCTCGTGACACCACGCACGCGCGTGCTCGTGGTCATTGATCCTAACAACCCGACCGGTGCGGTGTACCCCGAGCACCTCCGTCGCCGGCTACTAGATCTATCGGATCATTACGGCATTCCTATTCTTTCAGACGAGGTGTATGGGGATCTGGCTTATGACGGTCCGGTCGCACCTCTTGGAAGCCTGAATCCCGACGCCTTGATCCTGTCGTTTTCTTCGCTGTCCAAGGGCTTCACGGCGCCCGGCTGGCGCACGGGCTGGCTCGCCGTTGGCCGCAGTCCGCGTCTCGACGGGGTCGTTTCAGCACTCCAGAAGCTCGCGGACGGCCGTCTCTGTAGCTGCGGGCCGATGCAGCACGCCATTCCGACCGCGCTCGGCGGCGACCGATCGCACCAGCAGGCCTTTTGCGCCGCGCTCCAGACGCGCGCGGAGCTGACCTCACGCCGCCTGAACGACATCCCGGGCATGCGCTGCGTGCCACCCCGTGGCGCGTTCTATGCGATGCCACAGGTCGACCTGCCGCCGGGGAGAGGCGACGAGGACTTCGTGCTCGGCTTGCTTCGTGCGACCGGGATTCTCTGCGTTCACGGCTCCGGCTTCGGGATGCCGCGAGAAGGCGGGTTCTTCCGCGTCGTGTACCTCGCCTCGCCTGACGAGCTCGATGGCATCTACGACCTCATGGCCGATTTCACGCGACAGTTCCTGCAGAAGGGCGATGCAGGGTGA
- a CDS encoding VWA domain-containing protein encodes MRQERGKMLGHIVVALGLLVVPVAGASAQQEDETPRATFRSGVELVALTATVKDQRGRLIRDLQQEDFQVIENGQERRIVEFKPTDRGPVQVAFLFDQSGSMGLGATGMGTNLEAGQQVVEHMLAWMQPQADRVALYAFDRELIELQPFTSDPTSVRSGLTKLQAWGTTALYDAVAETAKRVGGKKSIERRAVVVVTDGIDTASALTPSEVSGIASAIDVPVYVFVVMASVDHPDRGVGLRTPSGEHVTSNLGKLASWTGGSMLLVTSASEASLAVRDLITELRHQYLIAFEAAPGSGWRGLLVRARDPDLSVRARRGYFASQYSMTQ; translated from the coding sequence GTGAGACAAGAGCGCGGGAAGATGCTTGGCCACATCGTCGTGGCCCTCGGCCTGCTTGTGGTGCCGGTCGCAGGGGCGTCGGCCCAGCAAGAGGACGAGACTCCCCGCGCGACGTTCAGGTCCGGCGTCGAGCTCGTGGCTCTCACGGCCACCGTGAAGGATCAGAGAGGACGACTCATCCGGGACCTCCAGCAAGAAGATTTTCAGGTGATCGAGAACGGCCAGGAACGGCGAATCGTCGAGTTCAAGCCCACTGATCGCGGGCCGGTTCAGGTGGCGTTCCTCTTCGACCAGAGCGGGAGCATGGGCCTCGGCGCGACTGGGATGGGGACGAACCTCGAGGCCGGCCAGCAGGTCGTCGAGCACATGTTGGCGTGGATGCAGCCCCAGGCGGACCGTGTCGCCCTCTACGCGTTCGATCGAGAGCTGATAGAGCTGCAGCCATTTACGAGCGATCCGACATCGGTGCGCTCCGGGCTCACCAAGCTTCAGGCATGGGGAACGACGGCGCTGTACGATGCCGTGGCAGAGACAGCCAAACGGGTGGGAGGCAAGAAGAGCATCGAGCGGCGGGCCGTTGTCGTCGTCACGGATGGCATCGACACGGCGAGCGCGCTGACACCCTCTGAAGTGTCGGGCATTGCGAGTGCGATCGACGTGCCCGTGTACGTCTTCGTCGTGATGGCATCGGTCGATCACCCCGATCGTGGGGTTGGGCTGCGGACGCCGTCGGGCGAACACGTGACGAGCAACCTGGGGAAGCTCGCATCGTGGACTGGTGGTAGCATGCTGCTCGTCACCAGCGCGAGTGAAGCCAGCCTGGCGGTGCGAGATCTCATCACCGAGCTGCGTCACCAATACCTCATTGCGTTCGAGGCAGCGCCCGGCTCCGGCTGGCGGGGGTTACTGGTGCGAGCTCGGGATCCAGACCTGTCGGTGCGTGCGCGGCGTGGGTACTTTGCGAGCCAGTACTCGATGACGCAGTGA
- a CDS encoding OmpA family protein, with amino-acid sequence MFRRLLMVVPVVAVAVAGSTACATKKFVRTEVAPVNDKVTTLSTTVEENQERTDQRISEVDAKAGAADEKAAAAGSAATEARSAADSAAGRADEVEKSFRKLIYEVTLDEAAGKFEFDNADLPEGATALLDQMITDLQADPQAVWFEIEGHTDSTGSQAYNEKLGLQRAEAVKQYLYEQHKIPLHKMNVLSYGETKPVASNQARDGRAENRRVVIKVVS; translated from the coding sequence ATGTTTCGTCGATTGCTGATGGTAGTTCCCGTGGTGGCGGTGGCTGTTGCGGGATCGACAGCGTGTGCCACGAAGAAGTTTGTCAGGACCGAGGTTGCGCCGGTCAATGACAAGGTGACGACCCTGTCGACAACGGTCGAGGAAAACCAGGAGCGGACCGATCAACGCATCTCCGAGGTGGATGCAAAGGCCGGTGCCGCCGACGAGAAGGCTGCTGCGGCTGGGTCTGCCGCCACGGAAGCGAGGAGCGCTGCCGACAGCGCGGCGGGCAGAGCCGACGAGGTCGAGAAGTCGTTCCGGAAGCTAATCTACGAGGTCACGCTGGACGAGGCCGCCGGCAAGTTCGAATTCGACAACGCCGACCTGCCAGAGGGCGCCACGGCGCTGCTCGACCAGATGATTACGGACCTCCAGGCGGATCCCCAGGCGGTCTGGTTCGAGATCGAGGGCCACACCGACTCGACCGGCAGCCAGGCATACAACGAGAAGTTGGGGCTCCAGCGCGCGGAGGCGGTCAAGCAGTACTTGTACGAACAGCACAAGATTCCGCTGCACAAGATGAACGTCCTGAGCTACGGTGAGACGAAGCCCGTGGCGAGTAACCAGGCGCGCGACGGTCGCGCAGAGAACCGCCGAGTGGTCATCAAGGTAGTTTCGTAA
- a CDS encoding response regulator, with product MNRILLIEDEPGLVLTLSDRLTREGYEVEAAHDGEEGFEKALAQSFDLIVLDVMLPRRNGFDVCRDLRQRGVETPIIMLTARGQVVDRVVGLKLGADDYLTKPFETMELLARIEARLRRAPPKAATAVDNESYQFGDIRLDFRSAEVYRAEAKVEVSAREYQLLRYFIEHRGATLSRDRLLDEVWGYNAIPSTRTVDVHVAWLRQKIEPNPRHPQYLLTVHGLGYKFVG from the coding sequence ATGAACCGCATTCTTCTCATCGAGGACGAGCCGGGGCTCGTGCTGACCCTCTCCGATCGCCTTACCCGCGAGGGCTACGAGGTCGAGGCCGCCCACGACGGGGAGGAGGGTTTCGAGAAAGCCCTTGCGCAGTCGTTCGATCTCATTGTCCTCGACGTGATGCTGCCGCGGCGCAACGGCTTCGATGTATGCCGCGACCTGCGGCAGCGCGGTGTCGAAACGCCCATCATCATGCTCACGGCGCGGGGCCAGGTGGTGGACAGAGTCGTCGGCCTGAAGCTCGGCGCCGACGACTATCTCACCAAGCCGTTCGAAACCATGGAGTTGCTCGCGCGGATCGAGGCACGGCTGCGCCGTGCGCCCCCGAAGGCAGCGACCGCGGTGGACAACGAGTCCTATCAATTTGGCGACATCCGGCTGGATTTTCGAAGCGCAGAAGTGTATCGCGCGGAAGCGAAGGTGGAGGTCTCCGCGCGAGAGTACCAGCTCCTCCGCTACTTCATCGAGCACCGCGGTGCGACCCTCTCCCGCGATCGTCTCCTGGACGAGGTGTGGGGCTACAACGCCATCCCGTCGACGCGCACGGTCGACGTCCACGTCGCCTGGCTTCGGCAGAAAATTGAGCCGAACCCGCGCCACCCTCAATACCTCCTGACCGTACACGGCCTCGGCTATAAGTTCGTCGGGTAG